The following coding sequences lie in one Carassius gibelio isolate Cgi1373 ecotype wild population from Czech Republic chromosome A17, carGib1.2-hapl.c, whole genome shotgun sequence genomic window:
- the LOC128031588 gene encoding C-C chemokine receptor type 6-like, with protein MTDIPDYNSYSYDYDDGVEPCNLTQFNEQQVTIPTFIYSLICALGLVGNVLVLLTYSFYKKAKTMTDIYLVNVALADLLFVIALPLIIYNEQHDWSMGQWACKFLRAAYSINVYSSTLLLACISGDRYIAIVQARRSVRIRSQAQVYSRLICSVIWLLALILSLPTFIYYQEVNKECITNFDEHHTARLMKILIPSMQMVLGFLVPLMVMIFCYSCTMVTLLKAQNFQKHKAIRVVLAVVFVFVLCHLPYNVALLVYTSKLFNERVCEEEQKTLMTLSISRSVAYLHCCLNPILYAFIGVKFRSHFCQIFRDLRCLGKRYISRRSSQQTSELYISANKTVVGQNQENPSSFTM; from the coding sequence ATGACTGATATCCCAGATTACAACTCTTATagttatgattatgatgatggtGTGGAACCTTGTAACCTGACGCAGTTCAACGAACAGCAAGTGACCATCCCAACCTTCATCTACTCTCTGATTTGCGCACTCGGCCTGGTGGGCAACGTTCTGGTCCTCCTAACATACTCCTTCTACAAGAAAGCGAAAACCATGACCGATATCTATCTGGTTAACGTGGCACTGGCCGATCTGCTCTTCGTCATCGCCCTTCCACTGATCATCTACAACGAACAGCACGACTGGAGCATGGGCCAGTGGGCATGCAAGTTTCTGAGAGCAGCCTACAGCATCAACGTGTACAGCAGCACGCTCCTGTTGGCCTGCATCAGCGGCGACCGCTACATCGCCATCGTGCAAGCCAGACGATCGGTTCGAATTCGATCGCAAGCTCAGGTCTACAGCCGTCTCATCTGCTCGGTCATATGGCTTCTCGCTCTCATCTTGTCTCTGCCTACTTTTATATATTACCAGGAGGTAAACAAGGAATGCATCACTAACTTTGATGAGCATCACACCGCCAGACTCATGAAGATCCTGATTCCGAGCATGCAGATGGTCCTCGGGTTCTTGGTGCCGCTGATGGTCATGATATTCTGCTACTCGTGCACCATGGTGACTCTACTCAAAGCTCAAAACTTCCAGAAGCACAAGGCGATCCGCGTGGTCCTGGCCGTGGTCTTCGTGTTCGTCCTTTGCCATCTGCCTTACAACGTGGCGCTTCTTGTCTACACCAGTAAACTGTTCAATGAGAGAGTCTGCGAGGAAGAACAGAAGACGCTGATGACTTTGTCCATCAGCAGGAGTGTGGCCTACCTTCACTGTTGCTTGAATCCCATTCTGTACGCCTTCATCGGGGTTAAATTCAGGAGCCACTTTTGTCAGATCTTCCGAGACTTGCGGTGCCTGGGGAAACGGTACATTTCGAGACGCTCCTCTCAGCAGACCTCTGAGCTGTACATATCAGCGAACAAAACCGTTGTTGGACAGAACCAGGAGAACCCGTCTTCATTTACAATGTGA
- the LOC128031387 gene encoding retinol dehydrogenase 7-like isoform X1 has protein sequence MKPVFFSMTVLLISYNCLSEHIYTYFGLVICFMLWAKTIFHTENGLSDGFGRAVLITGCDSGFGHHLAKALDHMGFTVFAGCLYPEGPGAQSLVEEGSDRVKVLKLDVTKDEDVCLAKNFVQANLPEKGLYAVVNNAGISDWGETEWSTAKDFQNMADVNLFGAIRVTIPFLSLIRASKGRMLYVSSILSFFNCLNMGAYSVSKRGLEAFADCLRVEMASFGVKVSIIQPGNFGIATKILHKKTPQDVWDEFDDARKLTFNQKYIEMACEYFNSLCTSGFKDCSMVVNAMLHALTAPKPQTRYLLVSWREMFFFYICPFLPTFITDSVFHASSMYRKRKEMLYL, from the exons ATGAAGCCAGTGTTTTTCAGCATGACTGTCCTGCTCATTTCCTACAACTGTTTGAGCGAACACATTTACACATATTTCGGTCTGGTCATCTGCTTCATGCTCTGGGCTAAAACCATATTCCACACAGAAAATGGCTTGTCCGATGGATTTGGCCGGGCAGTGTTGATTACAGGTTGTGATAGTGGATTTGGACATCACCTTGCAAAGGCACTGGACCACATGGGCTTCACTGTGTTTGCCGGATGTTTATATCCTGAAGGTCCTGGGGCTCAGAGTCTGGTTGAAGAAGGCTCTGACCGTGTGAAGGTGCTCAAGCTGGATGTGACCAAAGATGAAGATGTCTGCTTGGCCAAGAATTTTGTGCAAGCAAATTTGCCAGAGAAGG GTCTCTACGCTGTGGTGAATAATGCTGGAATCAGTGACTGGGGAGAGACCGAGTGGAGCACTGCCAAGGACTTCCAGAACATGGCTGATGTTAACCTCTTTGGTGCCATCAGAGTAACCATCCCATTCTTGTCACTCATTAGAGCATCCAAAG GTCGTATGTTATATGTGTCAAGCATCTTATCTTTCTTCAACTGTCTGAACATGGGAGCATACAGTGTGTCCAAGCGGGGACTGGAGGCATTTGCAGACTGCTTGAGAGTAGAGATGGCCAGTTTCGGGGTTAAG GTCAGTATTATTCAGCCTGGAAATTTTGGCATAGCCACAAAGATTCTGCACAAGAAAACCCCACAAGACGTATGGGATGAATTTGATGATGCACGTAAACTAACATTCAACCAGAAATACATTGAGATGGCATGTgaatattttaattcattgtgCACTTCAGGATTTAAAGATTGCTCTATGGTTGTCAATGCCATGTTACATGCTCTCACTGCTCCCAAACCTCAAACCCGATACCTGCTTGTTTCCTGgagagaaatgttttttttctacatatGCCCTTTTCTCCCAACTTTTATTACTGATTCTGTGTTTCATGCAAGTTCCATGTATCGCAAGCGTAAAGAAATGCTTTACTTATAA
- the LOC128031387 gene encoding D-beta-hydroxybutyrate dehydrogenase, mitochondrial-like isoform X2 codes for MKPVFFSMTVLLISYNCLSEHIYTYFGLVICFMLWAKTIFHTENGLSDGFGRAVLITGPGAQSLVEEGSDRVKVLKLDVTKDEDVCLAKNFVQANLPEKGLYAVVNNAGISDWGETEWSTAKDFQNMADVNLFGAIRVTIPFLSLIRASKGRMLYVSSILSFFNCLNMGAYSVSKRGLEAFADCLRVEMASFGVKVSIIQPGNFGIATKILHKKTPQDVWDEFDDARKLTFNQKYIEMACEYFNSLCTSGFKDCSMVVNAMLHALTAPKPQTRYLLVSWREMFFFYICPFLPTFITDSVFHASSMYRKRKEMLYL; via the exons ATGAAGCCAGTGTTTTTCAGCATGACTGTCCTGCTCATTTCCTACAACTGTTTGAGCGAACACATTTACACATATTTCGGTCTGGTCATCTGCTTCATGCTCTGGGCTAAAACCATATTCCACACAGAAAATGGCTTGTCCGATGGATTTGGCCGGGCAGTGTTGATTACAG GTCCTGGGGCTCAGAGTCTGGTTGAAGAAGGCTCTGACCGTGTGAAGGTGCTCAAGCTGGATGTGACCAAAGATGAAGATGTCTGCTTGGCCAAGAATTTTGTGCAAGCAAATTTGCCAGAGAAGG GTCTCTACGCTGTGGTGAATAATGCTGGAATCAGTGACTGGGGAGAGACCGAGTGGAGCACTGCCAAGGACTTCCAGAACATGGCTGATGTTAACCTCTTTGGTGCCATCAGAGTAACCATCCCATTCTTGTCACTCATTAGAGCATCCAAAG GTCGTATGTTATATGTGTCAAGCATCTTATCTTTCTTCAACTGTCTGAACATGGGAGCATACAGTGTGTCCAAGCGGGGACTGGAGGCATTTGCAGACTGCTTGAGAGTAGAGATGGCCAGTTTCGGGGTTAAG GTCAGTATTATTCAGCCTGGAAATTTTGGCATAGCCACAAAGATTCTGCACAAGAAAACCCCACAAGACGTATGGGATGAATTTGATGATGCACGTAAACTAACATTCAACCAGAAATACATTGAGATGGCATGTgaatattttaattcattgtgCACTTCAGGATTTAAAGATTGCTCTATGGTTGTCAATGCCATGTTACATGCTCTCACTGCTCCCAAACCTCAAACCCGATACCTGCTTGTTTCCTGgagagaaatgttttttttctacatatGCCCTTTTCTCCCAACTTTTATTACTGATTCTGTGTTTCATGCAAGTTCCATGTATCGCAAGCGTAAAGAAATGCTTTACTTATAA